A region from the Benincasa hispida cultivar B227 chromosome 10, ASM972705v1, whole genome shotgun sequence genome encodes:
- the LOC120087824 gene encoding beta-1,6-galactosyltransferase GALT29A isoform X2: MKRTVRPVFSVLLFITFTVTLICRLIFRRGLSSIELETNVIAPRPPAFVFNSTLLNFASVDLGEAQSKREIEQLLEANFGGPRTYKTYATWRRFNQYNKKERPPNSFPVTFRSPAFYRHWLDFRRALSSWVRKKGFTTDIMPELVRLVKDPLDRYNGSVGSDQRYSSCAVVGNSGILLNSDYGKLIDSHEIVIRLNNAKTDNYESKVGSKTSVSFINSNILHLCARREGCFCHPYGPNVPTVMYICQPVHFMDYTICNGSHKSPLLITDPSFDALCSRIVKYYSVKRFVEVTGKSLEEWSSAHEGPLFHYSSGMQAVMLAVGICDKVSIFGFGKSVSAKHHYHTNQKAELGLHDYEAEYAFYYDLIARPQRIPFLSDKFKQLVTKARKSFAVLP; the protein is encoded by the exons ATGAAGCGCACGGTCCGTCCGGTGTTCAGCGTGCTGCTGTTCATTACCTTTACCGTCACTCTCATTTGCCGCCTTATCTTCCGTCGTGGCCTCAGTTCCATTGAGTTGGAAACTAATGTAATCGCTCCGAGACCTCCAGCATTTGTGTTCAATTCCACACTGCTGAACTTCGCTTCGGTTGATCTCGGAGAGGCGCAGTCGAAGCGAGAGATAGAGCAATTATTGGAGGCCAACTTTGGTGGTCCCAGGACGTACAAGACTTATGCTACTTGGCGAAGGTTCAATCAATATAACAAGAAAGAAAGGCCCCCAAATAGCTTTCCAGTGACATTCCGGTCACCAGCTTTCTACCGACATTGGCTGGATTTCAGGCGAGCGTTGAGTAGCTGGGTGAGAAAAAAAGGGTTTACGACGGATATAATGCCAGAACTGGTAAGACTCGTCAAAGATCCATTGGACAGATACAATGGGTCTGTGGGTTCAGATCAAAGATATTCATCATGTGCCGTCGTGGGGAACAGTGGAATCTTATTGAACAGTGATTATGGGAAGCTAATTGACAGCCACGAGATTGTTATTCGATTGAACAACGCGAAAACAGACAACTATGAGAGCAAAGTGGGATCTAAAACCAGCGTTTCTTTCATCAATAGCAACATCTTGCATCTTTGTGCCAGAAGAGAAGGGTGTTTTTGCCATCCTTATGGGCCAAATGTGCCAACAGTCATGTACATTTGTCAACCTGTACATTTCATGGACTACACTATCTGCAACGGTTCCCACAAATCTCCACTGCTGATAACAGATCCAAGTTTTGATGCTCTGTGCTCTAGGATTGTTAAGTATTACTCTGTCAAACGCTTTGTGGAGGTAACAGGGAAGTCGTTGGAAGAATGGAGCTCAGCCCACGAAGGTCCTTTGTTCCACTATTCTTCTGGCATGCAAGCCGTTATGTTGGCCGTAGGAATTTGTGATAAAGTAAGTATATTTGGATTTGGTAAATCGGTTTCAGCAAAGCATCATTATCATACAAACCAGAAAGCTGAACTGGGTTTGCACGATTACGAGGCAGAGTATGCTTTCTATTATGATTTGATTGCTAGGCCACAGAGAATACCTTTCTTGTCGGACAAGTTCAAG CAACTGGTGACTAAAGCAAGAAAGAGCTTTGCAGTACTACCATGA
- the LOC120087824 gene encoding beta-1,6-galactosyltransferase GALT29A isoform X1 produces the protein MKRTVRPVFSVLLFITFTVTLICRLIFRRGLSSIELETNVIAPRPPAFVFNSTLLNFASVDLGEAQSKREIEQLLEANFGGPRTYKTYATWRRFNQYNKKERPPNSFPVTFRSPAFYRHWLDFRRALSSWVRKKGFTTDIMPELVRLVKDPLDRYNGSVGSDQRYSSCAVVGNSGILLNSDYGKLIDSHEIVIRLNNAKTDNYESKVGSKTSVSFINSNILHLCARREGCFCHPYGPNVPTVMYICQPVHFMDYTICNGSHKSPLLITDPSFDALCSRIVKYYSVKRFVEVTGKSLEEWSSAHEGPLFHYSSGMQAVMLAVGICDKVSIFGFGKSVSAKHHYHTNQKAELGLHDYEAEYAFYYDLIARPQRIPFLSDKFKKDLFTCKGVSSSAPRRTKTGIKKRPRGAYISPGEI, from the exons ATGAAGCGCACGGTCCGTCCGGTGTTCAGCGTGCTGCTGTTCATTACCTTTACCGTCACTCTCATTTGCCGCCTTATCTTCCGTCGTGGCCTCAGTTCCATTGAGTTGGAAACTAATGTAATCGCTCCGAGACCTCCAGCATTTGTGTTCAATTCCACACTGCTGAACTTCGCTTCGGTTGATCTCGGAGAGGCGCAGTCGAAGCGAGAGATAGAGCAATTATTGGAGGCCAACTTTGGTGGTCCCAGGACGTACAAGACTTATGCTACTTGGCGAAGGTTCAATCAATATAACAAGAAAGAAAGGCCCCCAAATAGCTTTCCAGTGACATTCCGGTCACCAGCTTTCTACCGACATTGGCTGGATTTCAGGCGAGCGTTGAGTAGCTGGGTGAGAAAAAAAGGGTTTACGACGGATATAATGCCAGAACTGGTAAGACTCGTCAAAGATCCATTGGACAGATACAATGGGTCTGTGGGTTCAGATCAAAGATATTCATCATGTGCCGTCGTGGGGAACAGTGGAATCTTATTGAACAGTGATTATGGGAAGCTAATTGACAGCCACGAGATTGTTATTCGATTGAACAACGCGAAAACAGACAACTATGAGAGCAAAGTGGGATCTAAAACCAGCGTTTCTTTCATCAATAGCAACATCTTGCATCTTTGTGCCAGAAGAGAAGGGTGTTTTTGCCATCCTTATGGGCCAAATGTGCCAACAGTCATGTACATTTGTCAACCTGTACATTTCATGGACTACACTATCTGCAACGGTTCCCACAAATCTCCACTGCTGATAACAGATCCAAGTTTTGATGCTCTGTGCTCTAGGATTGTTAAGTATTACTCTGTCAAACGCTTTGTGGAGGTAACAGGGAAGTCGTTGGAAGAATGGAGCTCAGCCCACGAAGGTCCTTTGTTCCACTATTCTTCTGGCATGCAAGCCGTTATGTTGGCCGTAGGAATTTGTGATAAAGTAAGTATATTTGGATTTGGTAAATCGGTTTCAGCAAAGCATCATTATCATACAAACCAGAAAGCTGAACTGGGTTTGCACGATTACGAGGCAGAGTATGCTTTCTATTATGATTTGATTGCTAGGCCACAGAGAATACCTTTCTTGTCGGACAAGTTCAAG AAGGACCTCTTCACCTGCAAAGGTGTTTCCTCTTCAGCACCAAGGAGAACGAAAACTGGAATAAAGAAAAGGCCAAGAGGAGCTTACATCTCTCCAGGTGAAATTTAG
- the LOC120087823 gene encoding protein ADP-ribosyltransferase PARP3 isoform X2 — MKVHDTRSHSHAHGAGEEEKIMTRKQKAESKTHENEQSPKKVKSEDENGRPNGKSEADLADEFEEFCKVTRDGLSIDQMKEILQMNDQDSTGPDYEIASKWYNIDTVLPLSHLNHSFSFLYLSEIVLTFDSQDLLFYGALEKCPVCSGKLVFDGKRYSCNGFLSEWSTCTFKTKDPSRKNEANKLPESVLNSPVSDLIKKYQNPGQRPKRNLGQSDKPFSGMTISLSGRLSRTHHYWRKEIEKHGGTVNNSVIGVSCLVVSPAERERGGSSKVAEAVERGIRIIREAWLLDSIEKQEAQPLEAYDVATDLAVEGKGIPWDKQDPSEEAFESLTAELKLYGKRGVHKDTKLQEQGGEIFEKDGVLYNCAFSLCDQGRGLNEYCITQLIKVPDKNLRLFYKKGKVGDDPNAEERLEEWENEGNAVKEIVRLFEEITGNEFEPWEREKKFEKKRSFFHPIDMDDGVDVRHGGLGLRQLGIATVHSKLEPVVANFMKVLCSQEIYKYALMEMGHDPPEFPMGMLSKFHLERCEEVLLEFIEKVKSMKETGFKSEAVWTDYSNRWFTLMHSTRPLIFKDYQEIAEHAAAVLEGVRDVTVASHLVGDMSRSTIEDPLSDRYEKLGGSVSLLEKDSDDYKMIANYLEKTYEPVKVGDIEYGVSIDNIFSVESAVLPNYEEMKKLPNKVLLWCGTRSSNLLRHLHKGFLPAICSLPVPGYMFGRAIVCSDAAAEAARYGFTAVDRPEGFLVLAIVSLGEETTEITSLPEDTKSLEEKKVGVKALGRKKTDESEHFVWKDDIGVPCGSLIASEHKDSPLEYNEYAVYDPKQTSIRFLVGLKYEEKDAVMDTQE, encoded by the exons ATGAAG GTTCATGATACGAGATCTCATTCTCACGCTCATGGTGCTGgtgaagaagaaaagataaTGACAAGGAAGCAAAAGGCAGAGAGCAAGACGCATGAAAATGAACAATCGCCTAAGAAAGTTAAGTCTGAAGATGAGAATGGCCGGCCCAATGGGAAATCTGAAGCCGACCTTGCagatgaatttgaagagttctGTAAAGTTACTAGAGATGGTCTTTCTATTGATCAAATGAAGGAGATTTTGCAAATGAATGACCAAGATTCTACAGGCCCTGACTATGAAATTGCTTCTAAATGGTATAACATCGATACAGTTTTACCCTTATCACATTTGAATCATTCTTTTTCATTCTTGTATCTTTCTGAGATTGTTCTCACATTTGACAGTCAAGACTTACTGTTCTATGGTGCGCTAGAAAAATGCCCAGTTTGTAGTGGGAAATTGGTATTTGATGGGAAACGCTATTCTTGCAATGGATTTCTAAGTGAATGGTCTACTTGTACCTTCAAAACAAAGGATCCATCTAGGAAAAATGAAGCCAACAAGTTACCAGAATCAGTCTTGAATTCTCCTGTTTCAGAT TTGATAAAGAAGTATCAGAATCCGGGTCAACGTCCTAAGAGAAATCTTGGACAGTCGGATAAACCATTCTCCGGAATGACAATTTCACTCTCTGGTCGTCTTTCAAGAACTCAT CATTACTGGAGAAAAGAAATTGAGAAGCATGGAGGGACTGTCAACAATTCTGTTATTG GTGTCAGTTGTTTGGTTGTCTCTCCTGCGGAGAGAGAGCGCGGTGGATCTTCCAAAGTTGCAGAAGCAGT TGAAAGAGGGATACGGATCATACGAGAAGCTTGGCTGCTTGACAGCATTGAGAAACAAGAAGCTCAGCCATTGGAAGCTTATGATGTTGCAACGGATCTCGCTGTGGAAGGCAAAGGGATCCCTTGGGACAAACAAGATCCATCTGAAGAGGCATTTGAATCCCTCACAGCAGAA CTCAAGTTATATGGAAAAAGAGGGGTTCACAAGGATACTAAATTACAAGAACAAGGTGGAGAGATATTTGAGAAGGATGGGGTCTTGTATAATTGTGCCTTTTCACTTTGTGATCAAGGCCGAGGACTCAATGA GTATTGTATTACTCAACTGATCAAAGTACCTGATAAAAACTTGCGTCTGTTCTATAAGAAAGGAAAAGTTGGTGATGATCCCAATGCGGAGGAAAGGTTAGAGGAATGGGAAAATGAGGGAAATGCTGTGAAGGAAATTGTGAGGCTATTTGAGGAAATAACCGGAAATGAATTCGAGCCATGGGAAAGGGAGAAGAAGTTTGAGAAGAAACGCTCTTTTTTCCATCCCATTGATATG GATGATGGCGTAGATGTGAGACATGGAGGGCTTGGTCTTAGGCAGCTAGGAATTGCAACTGTTCACAGTAAGCTTGAGCCAGTGGTTGCAAACTTTATGAAGGTTTTGTGCAGCCAAGAGATTTACAA GTACGCTCTCATGGAGATGGGGCACGACCCTCCGGAGTTCCCGATGGGGATGCTGTCTAAATTTCACCTGGAGAGAT GTGAAGAGGTCCTTCTGGAATTCATAGAGAAAGTGAAATCAATGAAAGAAACAGGATTCAAGTCTGAAGCTGTTTGGACAGATTATAGTAATAGATGGTTCACTCTAATGCACTCTACCAGACCTTTGATCTTCAAGGACTATCAAGAAATTGCAGAACAT GCTGCGGCGGTGTTGGAGGGTGTTCGAGATGTAACAGTGGCTTCACATCTCGTTGGGGACATGAGCAGATCTACCATCGAAGATCCACTCTCAGATCGATATGAGAAACTGGGTGGTTCTGTTTCACTTCTAGAGAAGGATTCTGATGACTATAAAATGATTGCAAACTATCTTGAGAAAACCTATGAGCCAGTGAAAGTTGGAGACATT GAATATGGGGTGAgcattgacaacattttttcgGTAGAATCTGCAGTTCTCCCCAACTACGAAGAGATGAAGAAACTACCAAATAAAGTCCTCTTGTGGTGTG GTACTCGAAGTTCAAATCTCTTGAGGCACTTGCATAAAGGCTTCTTGCCAGCAATATGCTCACTTCCAGTTCCCGGTTACATG TTTGGCCGAGCGATCGTGTGCTCTGATGCTGCAGCAGAGGCAGCTCGTTACGGCTTCACCGCCGTAGACAGGCCAGAAGGGTTTTTGGTGCTAGCCATTGTTTCTCTTGGGGAAGAGACAACAGAGATAACAAGCTTACCTGAG GACACGAAATCACTGGAGGAGAAGAAGGTGGGAGTAAAAGCCTTGGGTAGAAAGAAGACAGACGAATCAGAACACTTTGTTTGGAAGGATGATATTGGAGTTCCCTGTGGCTCTTTGATTGCTTCAGAGCACAAAGATAGCCCTCTtgaatacaatgagtatgccGTCTATGACCCAAAGCAG ACGAGTATAAGGTTCTTGGTGGGGTTGAAGTACGAGGAGAAAGATGCGGTGATGGACACACAAGAATGA
- the LOC120087823 gene encoding protein ADP-ribosyltransferase PARP3 isoform X1 has protein sequence MQKVMVHDTRSHSHAHGAGEEEKIMTRKQKAESKTHENEQSPKKVKSEDENGRPNGKSEADLADEFEEFCKVTRDGLSIDQMKEILQMNDQDSTGPDYEIASKWYNIDTVLPLSHLNHSFSFLYLSEIVLTFDSQDLLFYGALEKCPVCSGKLVFDGKRYSCNGFLSEWSTCTFKTKDPSRKNEANKLPESVLNSPVSDLIKKYQNPGQRPKRNLGQSDKPFSGMTISLSGRLSRTHHYWRKEIEKHGGTVNNSVIGVSCLVVSPAERERGGSSKVAEAVERGIRIIREAWLLDSIEKQEAQPLEAYDVATDLAVEGKGIPWDKQDPSEEAFESLTAELKLYGKRGVHKDTKLQEQGGEIFEKDGVLYNCAFSLCDQGRGLNEYCITQLIKVPDKNLRLFYKKGKVGDDPNAEERLEEWENEGNAVKEIVRLFEEITGNEFEPWEREKKFEKKRSFFHPIDMDDGVDVRHGGLGLRQLGIATVHSKLEPVVANFMKVLCSQEIYKYALMEMGHDPPEFPMGMLSKFHLERCEEVLLEFIEKVKSMKETGFKSEAVWTDYSNRWFTLMHSTRPLIFKDYQEIAEHAAAVLEGVRDVTVASHLVGDMSRSTIEDPLSDRYEKLGGSVSLLEKDSDDYKMIANYLEKTYEPVKVGDIEYGVSIDNIFSVESAVLPNYEEMKKLPNKVLLWCGTRSSNLLRHLHKGFLPAICSLPVPGYMFGRAIVCSDAAAEAARYGFTAVDRPEGFLVLAIVSLGEETTEITSLPEDTKSLEEKKVGVKALGRKKTDESEHFVWKDDIGVPCGSLIASEHKDSPLEYNEYAVYDPKQTSIRFLVGLKYEEKDAVMDTQE, from the exons ATGCAAAAGGTCATG GTTCATGATACGAGATCTCATTCTCACGCTCATGGTGCTGgtgaagaagaaaagataaTGACAAGGAAGCAAAAGGCAGAGAGCAAGACGCATGAAAATGAACAATCGCCTAAGAAAGTTAAGTCTGAAGATGAGAATGGCCGGCCCAATGGGAAATCTGAAGCCGACCTTGCagatgaatttgaagagttctGTAAAGTTACTAGAGATGGTCTTTCTATTGATCAAATGAAGGAGATTTTGCAAATGAATGACCAAGATTCTACAGGCCCTGACTATGAAATTGCTTCTAAATGGTATAACATCGATACAGTTTTACCCTTATCACATTTGAATCATTCTTTTTCATTCTTGTATCTTTCTGAGATTGTTCTCACATTTGACAGTCAAGACTTACTGTTCTATGGTGCGCTAGAAAAATGCCCAGTTTGTAGTGGGAAATTGGTATTTGATGGGAAACGCTATTCTTGCAATGGATTTCTAAGTGAATGGTCTACTTGTACCTTCAAAACAAAGGATCCATCTAGGAAAAATGAAGCCAACAAGTTACCAGAATCAGTCTTGAATTCTCCTGTTTCAGAT TTGATAAAGAAGTATCAGAATCCGGGTCAACGTCCTAAGAGAAATCTTGGACAGTCGGATAAACCATTCTCCGGAATGACAATTTCACTCTCTGGTCGTCTTTCAAGAACTCAT CATTACTGGAGAAAAGAAATTGAGAAGCATGGAGGGACTGTCAACAATTCTGTTATTG GTGTCAGTTGTTTGGTTGTCTCTCCTGCGGAGAGAGAGCGCGGTGGATCTTCCAAAGTTGCAGAAGCAGT TGAAAGAGGGATACGGATCATACGAGAAGCTTGGCTGCTTGACAGCATTGAGAAACAAGAAGCTCAGCCATTGGAAGCTTATGATGTTGCAACGGATCTCGCTGTGGAAGGCAAAGGGATCCCTTGGGACAAACAAGATCCATCTGAAGAGGCATTTGAATCCCTCACAGCAGAA CTCAAGTTATATGGAAAAAGAGGGGTTCACAAGGATACTAAATTACAAGAACAAGGTGGAGAGATATTTGAGAAGGATGGGGTCTTGTATAATTGTGCCTTTTCACTTTGTGATCAAGGCCGAGGACTCAATGA GTATTGTATTACTCAACTGATCAAAGTACCTGATAAAAACTTGCGTCTGTTCTATAAGAAAGGAAAAGTTGGTGATGATCCCAATGCGGAGGAAAGGTTAGAGGAATGGGAAAATGAGGGAAATGCTGTGAAGGAAATTGTGAGGCTATTTGAGGAAATAACCGGAAATGAATTCGAGCCATGGGAAAGGGAGAAGAAGTTTGAGAAGAAACGCTCTTTTTTCCATCCCATTGATATG GATGATGGCGTAGATGTGAGACATGGAGGGCTTGGTCTTAGGCAGCTAGGAATTGCAACTGTTCACAGTAAGCTTGAGCCAGTGGTTGCAAACTTTATGAAGGTTTTGTGCAGCCAAGAGATTTACAA GTACGCTCTCATGGAGATGGGGCACGACCCTCCGGAGTTCCCGATGGGGATGCTGTCTAAATTTCACCTGGAGAGAT GTGAAGAGGTCCTTCTGGAATTCATAGAGAAAGTGAAATCAATGAAAGAAACAGGATTCAAGTCTGAAGCTGTTTGGACAGATTATAGTAATAGATGGTTCACTCTAATGCACTCTACCAGACCTTTGATCTTCAAGGACTATCAAGAAATTGCAGAACAT GCTGCGGCGGTGTTGGAGGGTGTTCGAGATGTAACAGTGGCTTCACATCTCGTTGGGGACATGAGCAGATCTACCATCGAAGATCCACTCTCAGATCGATATGAGAAACTGGGTGGTTCTGTTTCACTTCTAGAGAAGGATTCTGATGACTATAAAATGATTGCAAACTATCTTGAGAAAACCTATGAGCCAGTGAAAGTTGGAGACATT GAATATGGGGTGAgcattgacaacattttttcgGTAGAATCTGCAGTTCTCCCCAACTACGAAGAGATGAAGAAACTACCAAATAAAGTCCTCTTGTGGTGTG GTACTCGAAGTTCAAATCTCTTGAGGCACTTGCATAAAGGCTTCTTGCCAGCAATATGCTCACTTCCAGTTCCCGGTTACATG TTTGGCCGAGCGATCGTGTGCTCTGATGCTGCAGCAGAGGCAGCTCGTTACGGCTTCACCGCCGTAGACAGGCCAGAAGGGTTTTTGGTGCTAGCCATTGTTTCTCTTGGGGAAGAGACAACAGAGATAACAAGCTTACCTGAG GACACGAAATCACTGGAGGAGAAGAAGGTGGGAGTAAAAGCCTTGGGTAGAAAGAAGACAGACGAATCAGAACACTTTGTTTGGAAGGATGATATTGGAGTTCCCTGTGGCTCTTTGATTGCTTCAGAGCACAAAGATAGCCCTCTtgaatacaatgagtatgccGTCTATGACCCAAAGCAG ACGAGTATAAGGTTCTTGGTGGGGTTGAAGTACGAGGAGAAAGATGCGGTGATGGACACACAAGAATGA
- the LOC120087823 gene encoding protein ADP-ribosyltransferase PARP3 isoform X3 — protein MQKVMVHDTRSHSHAHGAGEEEKIMTRKQKAESKTHENEQSPKKVKSEDENGRPNGKSEADLADEFEEFCKVTRDGLSIDQMKEILQMNDQDSTGPDYEIASKCQDLLFYGALEKCPVCSGKLVFDGKRYSCNGFLSEWSTCTFKTKDPSRKNEANKLPESVLNSPVSDLIKKYQNPGQRPKRNLGQSDKPFSGMTISLSGRLSRTHHYWRKEIEKHGGTVNNSVIGVSCLVVSPAERERGGSSKVAEAVERGIRIIREAWLLDSIEKQEAQPLEAYDVATDLAVEGKGIPWDKQDPSEEAFESLTAELKLYGKRGVHKDTKLQEQGGEIFEKDGVLYNCAFSLCDQGRGLNEYCITQLIKVPDKNLRLFYKKGKVGDDPNAEERLEEWENEGNAVKEIVRLFEEITGNEFEPWEREKKFEKKRSFFHPIDMDDGVDVRHGGLGLRQLGIATVHSKLEPVVANFMKVLCSQEIYKYALMEMGHDPPEFPMGMLSKFHLERCEEVLLEFIEKVKSMKETGFKSEAVWTDYSNRWFTLMHSTRPLIFKDYQEIAEHAAAVLEGVRDVTVASHLVGDMSRSTIEDPLSDRYEKLGGSVSLLEKDSDDYKMIANYLEKTYEPVKVGDIEYGVSIDNIFSVESAVLPNYEEMKKLPNKVLLWCGTRSSNLLRHLHKGFLPAICSLPVPGYMFGRAIVCSDAAAEAARYGFTAVDRPEGFLVLAIVSLGEETTEITSLPEDTKSLEEKKVGVKALGRKKTDESEHFVWKDDIGVPCGSLIASEHKDSPLEYNEYAVYDPKQTSIRFLVGLKYEEKDAVMDTQE, from the exons ATGCAAAAGGTCATG GTTCATGATACGAGATCTCATTCTCACGCTCATGGTGCTGgtgaagaagaaaagataaTGACAAGGAAGCAAAAGGCAGAGAGCAAGACGCATGAAAATGAACAATCGCCTAAGAAAGTTAAGTCTGAAGATGAGAATGGCCGGCCCAATGGGAAATCTGAAGCCGACCTTGCagatgaatttgaagagttctGTAAAGTTACTAGAGATGGTCTTTCTATTGATCAAATGAAGGAGATTTTGCAAATGAATGACCAAGATTCTACAGGCCCTGACTATGAAATTGCTTCTAAATG TCAAGACTTACTGTTCTATGGTGCGCTAGAAAAATGCCCAGTTTGTAGTGGGAAATTGGTATTTGATGGGAAACGCTATTCTTGCAATGGATTTCTAAGTGAATGGTCTACTTGTACCTTCAAAACAAAGGATCCATCTAGGAAAAATGAAGCCAACAAGTTACCAGAATCAGTCTTGAATTCTCCTGTTTCAGAT TTGATAAAGAAGTATCAGAATCCGGGTCAACGTCCTAAGAGAAATCTTGGACAGTCGGATAAACCATTCTCCGGAATGACAATTTCACTCTCTGGTCGTCTTTCAAGAACTCAT CATTACTGGAGAAAAGAAATTGAGAAGCATGGAGGGACTGTCAACAATTCTGTTATTG GTGTCAGTTGTTTGGTTGTCTCTCCTGCGGAGAGAGAGCGCGGTGGATCTTCCAAAGTTGCAGAAGCAGT TGAAAGAGGGATACGGATCATACGAGAAGCTTGGCTGCTTGACAGCATTGAGAAACAAGAAGCTCAGCCATTGGAAGCTTATGATGTTGCAACGGATCTCGCTGTGGAAGGCAAAGGGATCCCTTGGGACAAACAAGATCCATCTGAAGAGGCATTTGAATCCCTCACAGCAGAA CTCAAGTTATATGGAAAAAGAGGGGTTCACAAGGATACTAAATTACAAGAACAAGGTGGAGAGATATTTGAGAAGGATGGGGTCTTGTATAATTGTGCCTTTTCACTTTGTGATCAAGGCCGAGGACTCAATGA GTATTGTATTACTCAACTGATCAAAGTACCTGATAAAAACTTGCGTCTGTTCTATAAGAAAGGAAAAGTTGGTGATGATCCCAATGCGGAGGAAAGGTTAGAGGAATGGGAAAATGAGGGAAATGCTGTGAAGGAAATTGTGAGGCTATTTGAGGAAATAACCGGAAATGAATTCGAGCCATGGGAAAGGGAGAAGAAGTTTGAGAAGAAACGCTCTTTTTTCCATCCCATTGATATG GATGATGGCGTAGATGTGAGACATGGAGGGCTTGGTCTTAGGCAGCTAGGAATTGCAACTGTTCACAGTAAGCTTGAGCCAGTGGTTGCAAACTTTATGAAGGTTTTGTGCAGCCAAGAGATTTACAA GTACGCTCTCATGGAGATGGGGCACGACCCTCCGGAGTTCCCGATGGGGATGCTGTCTAAATTTCACCTGGAGAGAT GTGAAGAGGTCCTTCTGGAATTCATAGAGAAAGTGAAATCAATGAAAGAAACAGGATTCAAGTCTGAAGCTGTTTGGACAGATTATAGTAATAGATGGTTCACTCTAATGCACTCTACCAGACCTTTGATCTTCAAGGACTATCAAGAAATTGCAGAACAT GCTGCGGCGGTGTTGGAGGGTGTTCGAGATGTAACAGTGGCTTCACATCTCGTTGGGGACATGAGCAGATCTACCATCGAAGATCCACTCTCAGATCGATATGAGAAACTGGGTGGTTCTGTTTCACTTCTAGAGAAGGATTCTGATGACTATAAAATGATTGCAAACTATCTTGAGAAAACCTATGAGCCAGTGAAAGTTGGAGACATT GAATATGGGGTGAgcattgacaacattttttcgGTAGAATCTGCAGTTCTCCCCAACTACGAAGAGATGAAGAAACTACCAAATAAAGTCCTCTTGTGGTGTG GTACTCGAAGTTCAAATCTCTTGAGGCACTTGCATAAAGGCTTCTTGCCAGCAATATGCTCACTTCCAGTTCCCGGTTACATG TTTGGCCGAGCGATCGTGTGCTCTGATGCTGCAGCAGAGGCAGCTCGTTACGGCTTCACCGCCGTAGACAGGCCAGAAGGGTTTTTGGTGCTAGCCATTGTTTCTCTTGGGGAAGAGACAACAGAGATAACAAGCTTACCTGAG GACACGAAATCACTGGAGGAGAAGAAGGTGGGAGTAAAAGCCTTGGGTAGAAAGAAGACAGACGAATCAGAACACTTTGTTTGGAAGGATGATATTGGAGTTCCCTGTGGCTCTTTGATTGCTTCAGAGCACAAAGATAGCCCTCTtgaatacaatgagtatgccGTCTATGACCCAAAGCAG ACGAGTATAAGGTTCTTGGTGGGGTTGAAGTACGAGGAGAAAGATGCGGTGATGGACACACAAGAATGA